A section of the Prochlorococcus sp. MIT 1341 genome encodes:
- a CDS encoding YbaB/EbfC family nucleoid-associated protein, producing the protein MAGFGLPNFGQITEAFKKAQQIQEKAQKLQEELDAMELEGKSSDGRASIWLSGNQKPIRVELAASLLSQTKEEIEQSILEALEAAYEASTSTMKERMNEITGGLNLNLPGLESSD; encoded by the coding sequence ATGGCTGGATTCGGTCTCCCAAACTTCGGTCAAATCACCGAAGCCTTTAAAAAAGCACAACAAATCCAAGAAAAGGCCCAAAAACTACAAGAAGAGCTTGACGCAATGGAGCTAGAAGGGAAAAGCTCCGATGGTAGAGCCAGTATTTGGTTATCAGGCAACCAAAAACCAATACGGGTGGAACTTGCAGCTTCACTTCTATCCCAAACAAAAGAAGAAATCGAGCAATCAATCCTGGAAGCACTTGAAGCAGCTTATGAAGCATCAACCTCTACGATGAAAGAAAGGATGAATGAAATTACCGGTGGCCTAAACCTTAACTTGCCTGGCCTGGAAAGCTCAGACTAA